The following coding sequences are from one Eucalyptus grandis isolate ANBG69807.140 chromosome 11, ASM1654582v1, whole genome shotgun sequence window:
- the LOC104451235 gene encoding probable glucan 1,3-beta-glucosidase A — translation MENRNPKIRAVNLGGWLVTEGWIKPSLFDAIPNKDFLDGTRLQFRSMTVGKYLCAESGGGHRLIANSGSSSQWKTFRLWRINERLFNFRVANKQFVGLDSGGDGVDLVATCDSPGTLETFEIVRNTDDPRRVRIKASNSCFLQVRTEERVTADYQCDESDVWGDEDPSVFVMNFTKRLEGEFQVTNGLGPQKAPEVMREHWSTFIVEDDFKFIAENGLNAVRIPVGWWIASGPNPPRPYVGGSLAYLDNAFSWAEKYGLKVIIDLRAAPKSQNGWERSSSRDGFREWGDTDDTIQQTLHVIEFLTSRYTKSLSLYAVDLLNEPLAETLPQEIVSRYYIAGHNAVRKHSSSAYVIMSCMLETSSKELLLPNANSLDRTVVDMQCYFLCDTKLDTIQDTLPFFYEDWFAQLESLATSDGPLIFVGEWVAEWGPNGATEEENQEYVEAQLKAYGRATFGWAYWTLKCAEDHWSLEWMIRNGYIKL, via the exons ATGGAGAACCGAAACCCAAAAATAAGAGCAGTGAATCTGGGAGGCTGGCTGGTCACAGAAGGATGGATCAAGCCTTCCCTCTTCGATGCAATCCCCAACAAGGACTTCTTG GATGGGACTAGACTCCAGTTCAGATCAATGACGGTCGGGAAGTATCTCTGCGCCGAGTCTGGAGGAGGGCACCGACTTATCGCCAACT CAGGTTCCAGTTCTCAATGGAAGACATTCAGG CTGTGGAGAATCAACGAGAGGCTCTTCAACTTTAGGGTCGCCAACAAGCAATTCGTCGGCCTGGACTCTGGTGGGGACGGTGTCGATCTGGTGGCTACTTGCGATTCGCCGGGAACCCTAGAAACCTTTGAGATCGTGAGGAACACAGATGATCCAAGGCGTGTCAGAATCAAAGCTTCCAATAGCTGCTTCTTACAG GTGAGGACAGAGGAACGAGTGACGGCTGATTATCAATGCGACGAGAGCGATGTGTGGGGAGATGAAGACCCTTCTGTGTTTGTGATGAACTTCACTAAAAGATTGGAAGGTGAGTTCCAAGTCACCAATGGTCTTGGACCACAAAAAGCTCCTGAAGTCATGAGG GAACATTGGAGTACGTTCATAGTGGAAGATGATTTCAAGTTCATAGCTGAGAATGGATTGAACGCGGTGAGAATTCCCGTGGGTTGGTGGATAGCGAGCGGCCCAAATCCTCCACGCCCTTACGTCGGTGGTTCCTTGGCCTATCTGGACAATGCCTTTTCTTGGGCAGA GAAGTATGGGTTGAAGGTCATAATTGACTTGCGCGCAGCACCTAAGTCCCAAAATGGCTGGGAACGCAGCTCGTCAAGAGATGGGTTCCGCGAATGGGGAGACACAGATGACACCATCCAACAAACCCTCCATGTCATAGAATTCCTAACGTCGCG ATACACCAAGAGCCTGAGCCTTTATGCGGTCGACCTTCTGAACGAGCCACTCGCGGAGACACTCCCCCAGGAGATTGTCAGCAGGTACTACATTGCCGGGCACAATGCTGTCCGCAAGCACTCCTCCTCTGCTTATGTGATCATGTCGTGCATGCTGGAAACCTCCAGCAAGGAGCTGCTGCTCCCCAACGCTAACAGCCTGGACAGGACAGTTGTGGATATGCAATGCTATTTTCTGTGCGACACAAAATTGGACACCATCCAAGATACCCTTCCTTTCTTCTACGAAGATTGGTTTGCCCAATTGGAAAGTCTCGCTACATCAGATGGACCTCTTATTTTTGTGG GTGAATGGGTAGCGGAGTGGGGACCGAATGGAGCAACAGAAGAGGAGAACCAAGAGTATGTGGAGGCTCAACTGAAAGCATACGGAAGAGCCACTTTTGGATGGGCGTATTGGACTCTCAAGTGCGCAGAAGATCATTGGAGCTTGGAATGGATGATCAGGAATGGGTACATTAAGCTTTAG